A window of the Brassica oleracea var. oleracea cultivar TO1000 chromosome C1, BOL, whole genome shotgun sequence genome harbors these coding sequences:
- the LOC106332845 gene encoding uncharacterized protein At3g43530-like: protein MWMLLMRTICTPEDDVAWFAVNGVPICYSMREHALISGLDCGDYPPNYEKLGGYKFVDYYFHDRKKITISDVKQKMLSMPPCPDRLKVTVLFFLGRVIRGNPKDAGHLDLFILRMMDDLDACRSFPWGRITFEVAIKEIKHVMNHLKGEVKEACAFPGFIIPLEVLAFECIPDLGKTFRIYSDDASEDCPRMCKSRFTKSSLKGYPLEDIYAAVGDTKVINSVLVPTIGEQIMLARIIDEEREYDRQGSPSDTWNYWLNVKQENIWWKELYELDQAARGVLPKNKDKEKVTFAEGSSSNYGLDSRLQGLEERILEFMGEGFVGLHVTVETKLEALGSRMNHIEKNQRLLRRRAKKMEDRLTFIESKVEPSHGEDMDFRQWDYGTYEEKEKANSEKDKANAEQEAGKEKDNIENTEQEAERKYDEEEGEEKESDDNAQQEGEKEKENSEANEQDKEDSESESETGELKQLKERSRAQADKPWKEIEADEEVVGGKHDEEEGEENEAETSDGEKENSEDDEKVEEKVVESEAEGEDDHAEVEGKEYQEEEVEGKESETRE, encoded by the exons ATGTGGATGCTACTCATGCGCACCATTTGTACTCCAGAAGATGATGTTGCATGGTTTGCGGTTAATGGTGTGCCCATCTGCTATTCTATGAGGGAGCATGCCCTCATCTCTGGCTTAGACTGCGGTGATTATCCGCCAAACTACGAGAAGTTGGGGGGTTATAAGTTTGTGGATTATTACTTCCATGACAGAAAGAAGATCACCATCAGCGATGTGAAGCAGAAGATGCTGTCTATGCCACCGTGTCCAGATAGATTGAAGGTGACTGTCTTGTTTTTTCTTGGTCGGGTTATCAGAGGAAATCCGAAGGATGCTGGACATTTAGACCTCTTCATATTAAGGATGATGGACGATTTAGATGCTTGTAGATCATTTCCCTGGGGTCGTATAACATTTGAGGTTGCAATAAAGGAGATTAAGCATGTGATGAACCATCTGAAGGGTGAAGTGAAAGAGGCATGCGCCTTTCCTGGATTCATAATCCCTTTAGAG GTTCTGGCTTTTGAGTGTATTCCGGATTTAGGGAAAACGTTTAGAATCTATTCAGACGACGCTAGTGAAGACTGTCCAAGGATGTGCAAGAGCCGGTTTACAAAGTCCAGTCTTAAGGGTTATCCTTTGGAAGACATATATGCTGCGGTTGGAGACACAAAG GTTATCAACAGTGTGTTAGTTCCAACTATTGGTGAGCAAATTATGCTGGCTCGTATCATTGATGAGGAGCGAGAGTATGACCGTCAGGGCAGCCCAAGTGATACTTGGAACTACTGGTTAAATGTGAAGCAGGAGAATATTTGGTGGAAAGAGCTATATGAGTTAGATCAAGCTGCACGAGGGGTGTTGCCAAAAAATAAAGACAAAGAAAAGGTGACGTTTGCAGAAGGATCATCCTCTAATTATGGTTTAGATTCGAGGTTGCAAGGTCTGGAAGAGAGGATTTTGGAGTTCATGGGAGAAGGATTTGTTGGACTTCACGTAACAGTGGAGACAAAGCTGGAGGCTCTAGGCTCAAGGATGAATCATATTGAAAAGAACCAGCGGCTTTTGAGAAGAAGGGCTAAGAAAATGGAAGACAGGCTAACTTTTATTGAGAGTAAGGTGGAGCCGAGTCATGGTGAAGACATGGATTTTCGACAGTGGGACTATGGTACATATGAAGAGAAGGAGAAAGCTAATTCTGAGAAAGACAAAGCTAATGCTGAGCAAGAGGCTGGGAAAGAGAAGGATAACATCGAGAATACTGAGCAAGAGGCTGAGAGAAAATATGATGAAGAAGAAGGGGAAGAGAAAGAGTCTGATGACAATGCTCAGCAAGAGGGTGAGAAAGAGAAAGAAAATAGTGAGGCTAATGAGCAAGACAAGGAAGACAGTGAGAGTGAGAGTGAGACTGGTGAGTTGAAGCAATTGAAGGAGAGAAGTAGAGCACAAGCTGATAAACCATGGAAAGAAATTGAAGCGGATGAAGAAGTGGTTGGAGGGAAACATGATGAAGAAGAAGGTGAAGAGAACGAGGCTGAAACAAGTGACGGAGAGAAGGAGAACAGTGAGGATGATGAGAAAGTTGAAGAAAAAGTGGTGGAATCTGAGGCTGAAGGCGAAGATGATCATGCAGAGGTTGAAGGGAAAGAGTATCAAGAAGAAGAAGTTGAAGGGAAAGAGTCTGAAACCAGGGAGTAA
- the LOC106332855 gene encoding uncharacterized protein LOC106332855, giving the protein MKDGAEIKWISGDGEGEDEIYTIVLRKSMEEITYYGLVEQEDDKTDGNVGLSDREAIEAGDEDGSENDETDVYVGISDKEATEAGDEDGNGGVLTFHEDIEMHDGVNQIRDDGMDLVIGAKDGCEWSVRVAMLKNSDIWTNDATGDEGTGGVLTFHGDIEMHENFTERDEHVFGDTEVRPQVVYQPRDDGTSLVVGQEFRTKEEEKVHIQTASHQKCFEFDITKSDTPRFVVKCRGAKDGCKWFVRVVKLKNIDLWTVRSYIKQHTCSVVTTRTLHDRRKGTSQIVASVLAQDYPGTFDTPVPKVLIDLVHRRVGVRTNIGTRTRVVVDEANKFKYLFFALGASIEGFNAMRKVLIVDGTHLKNVYGGVLLVATAQDPDHHHYPIAFGVADGANDESWIWFMQQLKLVIFDVPGLFRECAHAYTEVEFKYLYDAFRRKYPSAAAYLDKSVEEKKWARCYFRGDRYNVDTTNSVESFNGVIKEARKYTLLPMFDVIIAKISEWFNNNRKEAAEIPYTLKLVPILETEMSKRCVNAGFLTIDELNSFYLEYSVHGTDGKVYTVDIAKNTCSCEQFNKDKYPCVHGVAAATFMSKAAGRELHLSEYCSKYYLVEQWALAYHRTIYLVPHMSDSENPVEEEKEAEEELEEPEEEAEPEEKV; this is encoded by the exons ATGAAAGATGGGGCTGAAATAAAATGGATCTCGGGAGATGGTGAAGGAGAAGATGAAATCTACACGATTGTGTTGAGGAAATCAATGGAGGAGATCACTTACTATGGTTTGGTTGAGC AAGAGGATGATAAAACTGACGGCAATGTCGGTCTATCTGATAGAGAGGCTATAGAGGCTGGTGATGAGGATGGTTCTGAGAATGATGAAACTGATGTCTATGTCGGTATATCTGATAAAGAGGCTACAGAGGCTGGTGATGAAGATGGTAATGGTGGTGTGCTCACTTTTCACGAAGACATTGAGATGCATGATGGTGTTAATCAGATACGGGATGATGGTATGGATTTGGTTATAG GAGCCAAAGATGGATGCGAGTGGTCTGTGCGAGTAGCAATGTTAAAGAATTCAGATATTTGGACA AATGATGCAACTGGTGATGAAGGTACTGGTGGTGTGCTGACTTTTCACGGAGACATTGAGATGCATGAGAATTTCACGGAAAGAGATGAGCATGTGTTTGGAGATACAGAAGTAAGACCACAAGTTGTCTATCAGCCACGGGATGATGGTACAAGTTTGGTTGTAGGTCAAGAATTTAGAACCAAGGAGGAAGAAAAAGTCCATATTCAGACGGCTTCACATCAGAAATGTTTTGAGTTTGATATAACTAAGTCGGACACTCCGAGATTTGTGGTTAAATGCCGAGGAGCCAAAGACGGCTGCAAGTGGTTTGTGCGAGTTGTAAAGCTAAAGAATATAGATCTTTGGACGGTTAGAAGTTACATCAAGCAGCATACATGTTCTGTTGTTACTACAAGAACACTGCATGATAGAAGGAAAGGCACATCACAAATCGTTGCATCTGTTTTGGCTCAAGATTATCCTGGTACATTTGACACACCAGTTCCCAAAGTTCTGATCGATTTGGTTCATCGAAGGGTTGGTGTGCGT ACGAATATTGGCACAAGAACTCGTGTGGTAGTGGATGAGGCCAACAAATTTAAGTATCTGTTTTTTGCCCTGGGAGCTAGCATAGAAGGATTCAATGCGATGAGAAAAGTACTCATTGTGGATGGAACACACCTCAAGAATGTTTATGGTGGAGTTCTCCTCGTTGCGACTGCTCAGGATCCTGATCATCACCACTACCCAATTGCGTTTGGTGTAGCAGATGGTGCGAATGATGAAAGCTGGATATGGTTTATGCAACAGTTGAAATTAGTGATATTCGATGTCCCGGGATTG TTTAGAGAATGCGCACACGCTTATACGGAGGTTGAGTTCAAGTACCTTTATGATGCTTTTCGGCGGAAGTATCCTAGTGCAGCAGCGTATCTTGACAAAAGTGTTGAAGAGAAGAAGTGGGCTAGATGTTACTTCAGAGGAGATAGGTACAATGTTGACACCACCAATTCAGTAGAATCTTTTAATGGTGTTATTAAGGAAGCGAGAAAGTATACCTTACTACCAATGTTTGATGTTATCATTGCGAAAATATCTGAATGGTTTAACAACAATAGGAAGGAGGCAGCTGAAATACCATACACACTGAAGCTTGTGCCTATTTTGGAAACCGAAATGTCTAAAAGATGTGTTAATGCGGGTTTTCTTACAATTGACGAATTAAACAGCTTCTATCTTGAGTACAGTGTGCATGGTACTGATGGCAAGGTTTATACTGTTGATATTGCTAAGAATACTTGCAGTTGTGAGCAATTTAATAAAGACAAATACCCTTGTGTGCATGGAGTGGCTGCTGCCACATTCATGTCTAAAGCAGCGGGAAGGGAACTCCATCTTTCAGAGTATTGTTCAAAATATTATTTGGTGGAGCAATGGGCTTTGGCTTATCACAGGACCATATATCTTGTTCCTCATATGTCTGATTCG GAGAATCCCGTGGAAGAGGAAAAAGAGGCAGAAGAGGAGCTAGAGGAGCCAGAGGAAGAGGCAGAGCCAGAGGAGAAGGTATGA